A single region of the Pseudomonas sp. VD-NE ins genome encodes:
- the cobJ gene encoding precorrin-3B C(17)-methyltransferase, which yields MTQSTPAIVILGQGSLATARRIQQVYPAAQIHGLAGRVEGADCTYQEFGATLRALYQQDTPIIALCAAGIVIRTLAPLLLEKGAEPAVLAVAEDGSAVVPLLGGLGGVNVMAREIAAGLQVAAAITTSGELRFGTCLLNPPSGYALGDLELGKRFVSDLLAGHSVRIEGAAPWLDQAQLPEDPQAQRSIHVGSAAREASASELLIYPRSVAVAVSAEIADLPDAVRSALQQSKIALQSLACLLASETQMASPLLREAALELGVPLRFVAAQSDIETLARVAAPEATVVAGHGMAIAVAEQPLDVSSIGRPRGRLAVIGLGPGAAELMVPAVKAELARATDVLGYETYVRMAGPFRDDQVQHCTDNREEMQRARHAFRLAAEGRSVIVVSSGDPGVFAMAAAVLEALHESSDPAWHSVDLEILPGVSASLATAAQAGAPLGHDFCVMSLSDNLKPWSIIEKRLDLAAEADLALAFYNPISRARPWQLGRALEIVAQHRTPQTPVVLGRDIGRPGQTLRTTTLGALTPEQVDMRTMVLIGSSTTCTFPRGDGGVWVYTPRWYGEKPVV from the coding sequence ATGACTCAATCCACCCCCGCCATCGTCATCCTCGGTCAGGGCAGCCTGGCCACCGCGCGGCGCATTCAGCAGGTCTATCCGGCGGCGCAGATCCACGGCCTTGCCGGGCGGGTCGAAGGCGCCGATTGCACGTATCAGGAGTTCGGCGCGACCCTGCGTGCGCTGTATCAGCAAGACACACCGATCATTGCCCTGTGCGCGGCCGGCATTGTCATCCGCACGCTGGCGCCGCTGTTGCTGGAAAAGGGCGCCGAACCGGCAGTGCTCGCCGTGGCCGAAGACGGCAGCGCCGTGGTGCCGCTGTTGGGCGGCCTCGGCGGGGTGAATGTCATGGCGCGAGAGATCGCTGCCGGATTGCAAGTCGCAGCGGCGATCACCACCAGCGGCGAGTTACGCTTTGGCACGTGCCTGCTCAACCCGCCGAGTGGTTACGCGCTGGGCGATCTGGAACTGGGCAAGCGTTTTGTCTCCGATCTGTTGGCCGGTCACAGCGTGCGCATCGAAGGCGCGGCACCGTGGCTGGATCAGGCGCAACTGCCGGAAGATCCGCAGGCACAGCGCTCGATTCATGTCGGCAGTGCCGCGCGTGAGGCGAGTGCCAGTGAGCTGCTGATCTATCCGCGCAGCGTGGCGGTGGCGGTGAGTGCTGAAATAGCAGACCTGCCGGATGCTGTTCGCAGCGCGTTGCAGCAGTCAAAGATCGCCCTGCAATCGCTGGCCTGCCTGCTGGCCAGCGAGACGCAAATGGCTTCGCCACTTTTGCGTGAAGCGGCGCTTGAATTGGGTGTACCGCTGCGCTTTGTCGCGGCGCAAAGCGATATCGAAACCCTGGCGCGTGTCGCCGCGCCCGAGGCGACAGTCGTGGCCGGCCACGGCATGGCAATCGCGGTCGCCGAGCAGCCGTTAGATGTTTCCAGCATTGGCCGGCCACGCGGCCGTCTCGCCGTGATCGGCCTCGGCCCCGGCGCTGCCGAACTGATGGTGCCAGCGGTAAAGGCCGAACTGGCGCGCGCCACCGATGTGCTCGGTTACGAAACCTACGTACGCATGGCCGGGCCGTTTCGCGACGATCAAGTGCAGCACTGCACCGACAACCGCGAAGAGATGCAGCGCGCCCGCCACGCTTTCAGGCTGGCAGCCGAGGGGCGTTCGGTGATTGTTGTGTCCTCGGGCGATCCGGGTGTGTTCGCCATGGCCGCCGCAGTGCTTGAAGCGTTGCACGAGTCCTCGGACCCGGCGTGGCACAGCGTCGATCTGGAAATCCTCCCGGGCGTGTCGGCCTCGCTGGCTACCGCCGCGCAGGCCGGTGCACCGCTGGGTCATGACTTCTGCGTGATGTCGCTGTCGGACAACCTGAAACCCTGGTCGATCATCGAGAAACGTCTGGATCTGGCCGCTGAAGCGGATCTGGCCCTGGCGTTCTACAACCCGATCTCCCGTGCACGTCCGTGGCAACTGGGCAGGGCGCTGGAGATCGTCGCGCAGCATCGCACGCCGCAAACACCGGTGGTGTTGGGCCGCGACATCGGCCGTCCGGGGCAGACCTTGCGCACCACGACGTTGGGCGCATTAACTCCCGAGCAGGTGGATATGCGCACCATGGTGTTGATTGGTTCTTCGACCACCTGCACGTTCCCGCGCGGCGACGGCGGCGTCTGGGTTTACACACCGCGCTGGTACGGTGAAAAACCTGTGGTTTGA
- a CDS encoding TcdA/TcdB pore-forming domain-containing protein, giving the protein MKTNQPYEIMSAEDFSQLQRALSAFAGSAEYKALLSHYELARQTTDDPQRLLLIKLFQEALESLLQRRALPVSEAISQIRSDLVKSVARLEGTHAMLHGEARPVAKIMHFVWVGGSEVGFNQRDYMNIWRQVLEPQGYRFNLWYDSDALLAFEMNRVILDSARVDALESGGDKVSKAFQLSQMIEDRARVLKQQMFAHLQQPQWQGRADEARIDLMVRAYGKDRMTLEAFRQRCLQTHQAMVGTDLQLRDVGHEFAGHFLQDVYQREVAMRGNFAAASDVVRLQVEYLEGGRYSDMDYLPPLADTLAGVDILSVGEEGRIGVFQLLLNHNEALMPGRDRQRYLDRTDKIPAEHLEALTAFAREQHPPSEIFVAPQDHAVPRDALRLGTAYGLPDWAEMNAHMLAHPGSAMTLAYMQMIRLNYDCLLEVERRAAVAGIDPADQARMFDVVENVVNAAQAQGKLPEAQSDVFRSRLIDAIFTYYRDGIRLEARGTITLTGPGAAAAALLKYIEQHLQPDRQVQIRQHLKLLEGYNTHTEEEMISGWTVDGKAEQWLLEEREKWRTGKLKSRYAGQLADLLKPHTLIFKQGWPVIEGKPVLLTPVLQQLMDDLGEPFMRAMREKLSGEITFNSAISISLDNHELIRAQTVSEIPFSHGAEATGNLNELFTLVDHGSMVVEQLSPLQRVILGAMFGAKSLDAAGFAPAWQSIIDVARETSEGGLFARYHAIEKALIGHASPAFKAGLAAANNHGTHMARELKALAMSEPLTLKHWGERIGQINRTAQREYHTHIFKRSGQVRDAFFQAGAVSVRQLPQDLLLRTPGDPGRRCYPLALLMGAAVAAGELAERALIGRVANASLRPDDVDSRALLSALDELGGVPERAIGQARGRQSLDSVMQTLEAKTAPGVLLLDTGNHALLVAKVQVAGQTLYRFYDPNFALYGFAGYAQLKVGVERYLRDDDTLARLYGLADIGSAQFDVIELDTVALAERTLSSGLHVESFLQTAAIADPQAASVWAKQAVARTRSLSENARLGASLAQLDARYWAQEFDHATRQLRAEHTLGRNYLPLLDTVKANSDTGYSLTLVDVQNPGRSLTVGTADARFDRLKKHLQRLVGALAGKPSAAVEADGGSRLSFAFAIQTLITEMRHRDYQADGERAPVLSIALQVQVYFSYAQLGFGVLSDTAQTINLVRQVAASERALALGQSSLSGRLLGRAATAGGFVFSLANIGFDLHNLSVAENHEQRSRFSTSLAFNVAALGLDVVALAAGGAVGTAGAVLSVPLLGVGIGVTAIASNLGQIRDKATAVGNHLRAICHAYRRGAYTLKGGVLQFPAEAVIVSLNLQTNEVRFDSQKFYPWTGGSLELPQYNDDPKDLHLSLDIRQALGLPEIVHLYRDETDALETLVLPCTPICHYGYEYQLKGLGGYTYEPIPGEAGDAGDMSGQTRYPQVTDRMADALEYDQHGNRRFYLTTTPSLPHILYKLHPVYQPTDIRLVLDSQVRQLVVPTLEALVHKKISYAIRAPEGQYRIRLVPGIVSVKFQGPATWIVHAAWASLAQVSFAASLREHDDEVQLIVDGMALSVFDGLIELAEGMFRVDGWERCLRLQSVTLDDQNRLPSVLAMLRKHADEGRLVASVVPLYKFRVPAAPKVMTTAWYDAIRNRLLYARNLPGAVNEGLVLGGASNRHAWFYHPQHATVWRVDAITGTVVHRYRLMNPASGSHIIGCALDADGSLRILQRLLLDARISETETTLEYRVSDSAVALTGIKSSFTEEPTVRAGQGDLHHFTNFGAYNDETSGMADVISTWAYAPFVYARTYYFEGLRQRAWVNKRTGQYFSAGLGSEADMVMLMPADPESGALLFYSKQAQTISRGVEPKVGRFINFVIERDIVEVTQTAGSYIATKADGRLFEIDIHDLFLEDKQWIGQPLRRSILKFVGLGQHWLKLNPDWLDALSALAKAYKNEPFPIIGLGARSGNAFLAAWCVDDRLVLTALGQEGQSTLLGMTPDTHAAWLLDGLTAKLYRQPTIAVESLRVAFAAGAQWLRPESLPKPERPWPHWSFAQVLKHGQGLLGQTRDGVNVELRDQQAARIISVENRWSCVQGETAEQLRRRLKALLARHAHAPFLPVENTGTRYTYYIPAQDRLFDVVGRDDGQWPTFLGMRNNIAALMFDPVEGRVFSTDSAGLQSVSIPDCHAQREGDVLSLALSDGVVEVTALLPDGVDTLILALESRTAGYRITEQAWQRLDCIVVDTQLADNAEGAGSNLLLLEMADCARLLMSLVDGHLMFTDPDSAHTLIVRDVDPPYSETRKHMVLEVSVDTQVFRFTLEQWIAIFSRMRGDEAIVELLTVIKVLS; this is encoded by the coding sequence ATGAAAACCAACCAGCCGTACGAAATCATGTCCGCCGAAGACTTCTCGCAGTTGCAGCGGGCGCTGAGCGCGTTTGCTGGCAGCGCTGAATACAAGGCGTTGCTGTCGCACTATGAACTTGCCAGACAAACCACTGATGACCCGCAGCGACTGCTGTTGATCAAGCTGTTTCAGGAGGCGCTGGAGTCGTTGCTCCAACGCAGGGCTCTGCCCGTTTCCGAAGCCATCAGCCAGATCCGATCAGATCTCGTCAAGTCTGTCGCCAGGCTGGAGGGTACGCACGCCATGCTCCATGGCGAGGCCCGACCCGTGGCGAAAATCATGCATTTTGTCTGGGTGGGCGGCAGTGAAGTCGGGTTCAATCAGCGCGACTACATGAACATCTGGCGCCAGGTGCTGGAGCCGCAGGGTTACCGCTTCAACCTCTGGTACGACAGTGATGCGTTGCTGGCCTTTGAAATGAACCGGGTGATCCTCGACAGCGCCAGAGTGGATGCGCTGGAGTCGGGCGGTGACAAGGTCAGCAAGGCTTTTCAGTTGTCGCAGATGATCGAAGACCGTGCGCGGGTGTTGAAGCAGCAGATGTTTGCCCATCTCCAGCAACCGCAGTGGCAAGGTCGAGCCGACGAGGCGCGTATCGATTTGATGGTGCGTGCTTACGGCAAGGATCGAATGACGCTCGAAGCCTTTCGCCAGCGCTGCCTGCAGACGCATCAGGCAATGGTCGGGACGGACCTGCAACTGCGCGATGTCGGCCACGAATTTGCCGGGCACTTTTTGCAGGATGTCTATCAGCGCGAGGTGGCCATGCGCGGCAATTTTGCGGCGGCGAGCGATGTCGTGCGGTTGCAGGTCGAATACCTGGAAGGTGGCCGTTACAGTGACATGGATTACTTGCCGCCACTGGCGGACACGTTGGCAGGCGTCGATATCCTCAGCGTCGGTGAAGAAGGCCGAATCGGCGTTTTTCAGTTGCTGTTGAACCACAATGAAGCGTTGATGCCGGGACGCGACCGCCAACGCTATCTCGATCGCACCGACAAGATCCCCGCAGAACACCTCGAGGCATTGACGGCGTTTGCCCGTGAGCAACACCCGCCAAGCGAGATCTTTGTCGCACCACAAGATCACGCGGTGCCACGGGATGCGCTTCGTCTGGGAACGGCCTATGGCTTGCCGGACTGGGCCGAAATGAATGCGCACATGCTCGCCCATCCCGGCAGTGCCATGACCCTGGCGTACATGCAGATGATCCGCCTCAATTACGACTGCCTGCTGGAAGTGGAGCGCCGGGCGGCGGTCGCCGGCATCGACCCGGCGGACCAGGCGCGGATGTTTGATGTAGTCGAAAATGTGGTCAATGCGGCTCAGGCGCAGGGCAAGCTGCCTGAAGCACAGAGCGATGTGTTCCGCTCCAGGTTGATCGACGCGATTTTTACCTATTACCGCGATGGCATTCGCCTTGAAGCGCGCGGCACCATTACCTTGACCGGCCCAGGGGCTGCTGCGGCCGCGCTGCTCAAATACATCGAACAACACTTGCAACCGGATCGACAGGTGCAGATTCGCCAACACTTGAAGTTGCTCGAGGGCTACAACACCCACACCGAGGAGGAGATGATCTCCGGCTGGACCGTCGACGGCAAGGCCGAGCAATGGTTACTCGAAGAGCGGGAGAAGTGGCGAACCGGCAAACTCAAATCGCGCTACGCCGGCCAGTTGGCAGATCTGTTGAAACCGCACACGCTGATCTTCAAACAGGGCTGGCCGGTCATTGAAGGCAAGCCGGTGTTGCTGACCCCGGTATTGCAGCAATTGATGGACGATCTGGGCGAGCCGTTCATGCGCGCGATGAGGGAGAAGTTGAGCGGCGAGATTACGTTCAATTCAGCCATCTCCATCAGTCTCGACAACCATGAGCTGATACGCGCGCAAACCGTCAGTGAGATTCCGTTTTCCCATGGCGCCGAGGCCACCGGCAACCTCAACGAGTTGTTCACTCTCGTAGACCATGGCTCGATGGTGGTTGAACAACTCAGCCCCCTGCAGCGCGTGATCCTCGGCGCAATGTTTGGCGCGAAGAGTCTCGATGCTGCCGGGTTTGCCCCTGCCTGGCAGAGCATCATCGACGTTGCTCGGGAAACCTCTGAGGGCGGATTGTTCGCCCGATACCACGCCATCGAAAAGGCACTGATTGGGCACGCGTCGCCGGCCTTCAAGGCCGGTCTCGCCGCTGCGAACAACCACGGCACGCACATGGCGCGCGAACTCAAGGCGTTGGCGATGAGCGAACCGCTGACGCTGAAACACTGGGGCGAGCGCATCGGACAGATCAATCGCACGGCGCAACGTGAATATCACACGCATATTTTCAAGCGTAGTGGACAGGTGCGCGATGCGTTCTTCCAGGCCGGAGCCGTCTCCGTCAGACAGTTGCCGCAGGATCTGTTGCTGCGCACCCCGGGCGATCCGGGACGTCGTTGCTATCCGCTGGCGTTGTTGATGGGCGCCGCCGTGGCGGCTGGCGAGTTGGCCGAGCGTGCACTGATCGGACGGGTGGCCAATGCCAGCCTGAGGCCGGACGACGTTGATTCGCGGGCATTGCTCAGCGCGCTGGATGAACTGGGCGGGGTGCCCGAGCGTGCGATCGGACAGGCTCGCGGCCGGCAAAGTCTCGACAGCGTGATGCAGACACTGGAAGCGAAAACCGCCCCCGGCGTCCTGCTGCTCGATACAGGCAATCACGCTTTGCTGGTGGCTAAAGTGCAAGTGGCTGGGCAAACGCTCTATCGCTTTTATGACCCCAATTTTGCGCTTTACGGGTTTGCCGGATACGCGCAATTGAAGGTGGGCGTGGAGCGTTACTTGCGCGACGACGACACTTTGGCCAGGTTGTACGGCTTGGCTGACATCGGTTCTGCACAGTTCGATGTCATCGAACTGGACACTGTTGCGCTCGCCGAGCGGACATTGTCGTCCGGGTTACACGTCGAGAGTTTTTTGCAAACCGCAGCCATCGCCGACCCTCAGGCGGCTTCGGTCTGGGCGAAGCAAGCTGTGGCACGCACGCGCTCACTCAGTGAAAACGCGCGGCTGGGGGCTAGCCTCGCGCAGTTGGACGCGCGTTACTGGGCGCAGGAATTTGATCACGCGACCCGGCAATTGCGCGCTGAACACACATTGGGTCGCAACTATTTGCCACTCCTGGATACGGTCAAGGCAAACTCAGACACGGGTTATTCGCTGACGCTGGTGGATGTGCAGAACCCGGGCAGATCACTGACGGTCGGCACCGCCGATGCACGCTTCGACAGGCTTAAAAAACACCTTCAGCGTTTGGTTGGCGCATTGGCGGGCAAGCCAAGTGCCGCCGTCGAAGCCGACGGCGGCAGTCGTCTGAGTTTCGCCTTCGCGATCCAGACGTTGATCACTGAAATGCGCCATCGTGACTATCAGGCTGATGGCGAGCGGGCGCCGGTTTTGTCGATAGCCCTGCAAGTGCAGGTCTATTTCAGCTATGCGCAGTTGGGTTTTGGCGTGTTGAGCGACACCGCGCAGACGATCAATCTGGTGCGTCAGGTGGCGGCCAGCGAACGGGCATTGGCGCTTGGTCAGTCGTCGTTGTCCGGGCGTCTGCTGGGGCGTGCCGCCACGGCAGGCGGATTTGTATTTTCGCTCGCCAACATCGGCTTCGATCTTCACAACCTGTCGGTGGCCGAGAACCACGAGCAACGCTCGCGGTTCTCCACCTCACTGGCATTCAACGTTGCGGCATTGGGGCTGGATGTTGTTGCTTTGGCGGCTGGCGGGGCGGTGGGCACGGCAGGGGCCGTGCTCTCGGTGCCGCTGCTCGGGGTCGGCATCGGTGTGACGGCCATTGCCAGCAACCTTGGGCAGATCAGGGACAAGGCTACGGCGGTGGGCAATCATTTGCGGGCGATCTGCCATGCTTACCGGCGAGGTGCCTACACACTCAAGGGTGGCGTCCTGCAATTTCCCGCAGAAGCGGTCATCGTCAGTCTGAACCTGCAAACCAATGAAGTGCGCTTCGACAGCCAGAAGTTTTACCCCTGGACGGGCGGATCACTGGAATTGCCGCAGTACAACGATGACCCGAAAGACCTGCACCTGTCCCTCGATATCCGCCAGGCACTGGGGCTGCCCGAGATCGTCCATCTTTACCGCGACGAAACCGATGCGCTCGAGACGCTGGTGCTGCCGTGCACGCCGATCTGCCATTACGGTTACGAGTATCAGTTGAAGGGGCTGGGCGGATACACCTACGAACCGATTCCCGGCGAGGCGGGAGACGCTGGCGATATGAGCGGGCAAACCCGCTACCCGCAAGTGACGGATCGCATGGCGGACGCTCTGGAGTATGACCAGCACGGAAACCGGCGCTTCTATCTCACCACCACCCCGTCGCTGCCGCACATTCTTTACAAGCTACATCCGGTCTATCAACCGACAGATATCAGGCTGGTGCTGGACAGTCAGGTACGGCAGTTGGTGGTGCCGACACTGGAAGCGCTGGTGCACAAAAAGATTTCCTACGCGATCCGCGCCCCTGAAGGGCAATACCGGATCAGGCTTGTACCCGGTATCGTCTCGGTAAAATTCCAAGGCCCAGCGACGTGGATAGTGCATGCGGCCTGGGCCAGTCTTGCACAGGTCAGTTTTGCCGCCTCGCTCAGGGAACATGATGACGAAGTCCAACTGATTGTCGACGGTATGGCGCTGTCGGTTTTCGATGGCTTGATCGAACTGGCCGAGGGCATGTTTCGGGTCGATGGGTGGGAGCGTTGTCTGCGGTTGCAGTCTGTCACCCTCGATGATCAAAACCGCCTGCCATCAGTACTGGCGATGTTGCGCAAGCATGCCGACGAAGGCCGATTGGTCGCAAGCGTTGTGCCGCTGTACAAGTTCCGGGTGCCCGCTGCGCCGAAGGTGATGACTACCGCCTGGTATGACGCGATACGGAATCGTCTGTTGTACGCGCGCAATTTGCCGGGCGCGGTGAATGAGGGATTGGTATTGGGCGGCGCCAGTAATCGCCATGCCTGGTTCTACCATCCGCAGCACGCGACGGTCTGGCGTGTCGACGCGATCACCGGCACGGTTGTGCATCGCTACCGGTTGATGAATCCCGCGAGCGGATCGCACATCATTGGCTGTGCACTAGACGCCGATGGCAGTTTGCGAATATTGCAGCGCTTGTTGCTCGATGCCCGGATTTCGGAAACCGAAACCACGCTGGAGTACCGCGTTAGCGATTCGGCAGTGGCGCTGACGGGCATCAAATCATCGTTTACCGAGGAACCCACCGTGCGGGCCGGGCAGGGCGACTTGCATCACTTTACAAACTTCGGCGCGTACAACGACGAAACATCGGGTATGGCCGATGTCATCAGCACTTGGGCCTACGCGCCGTTCGTTTATGCCCGTACTTACTATTTCGAGGGGTTGCGCCAGCGCGCCTGGGTCAACAAGCGCACGGGCCAATATTTCTCGGCAGGGTTGGGCAGTGAGGCGGACATGGTCATGCTGATGCCCGCCGATCCCGAGAGCGGTGCCCTGCTGTTTTATAGCAAGCAAGCACAGACGATCAGCCGAGGCGTCGAGCCCAAGGTCGGTCGATTCATCAACTTTGTCATCGAGCGCGATATTGTCGAGGTCACGCAAACGGCCGGCAGCTACATTGCCACCAAGGCCGATGGCCGCCTCTTTGAGATCGACATCCATGACCTCTTCCTTGAGGACAAACAATGGATTGGCCAGCCTTTGAGAAGGAGCATTCTGAAATTCGTCGGCCTCGGTCAGCATTGGCTAAAACTTAACCCTGATTGGCTGGATGCCTTGTCTGCACTGGCCAAGGCCTACAAAAACGAACCTTTCCCGATTATCGGGTTGGGTGCCCGCAGCGGTAATGCTTTCCTGGCGGCCTGGTGCGTCGACGATCGATTGGTGCTGACAGCCCTCGGTCAAGAGGGACAATCGACGCTACTGGGAATGACCCCGGACACACATGCCGCATGGTTGTTGGATGGCTTGACCGCAAAACTCTATCGCCAACCGACCATTGCGGTCGAGTCATTGCGCGTAGCGTTTGCTGCGGGGGCGCAGTGGTTGCGCCCTGAGTCGTTACCCAAACCAGAGAGGCCGTGGCCGCACTGGTCGTTTGCTCAAGTGCTGAAGCATGGGCAAGGTTTGCTCGGTCAGACGCGCGACGGAGTCAATGTCGAACTGCGCGATCAGCAGGCTGCGCGGATCATCAGTGTGGAGAATCGCTGGTCCTGCGTTCAGGGTGAGACGGCTGAACAGCTACGGAGACGCTTGAAGGCATTGCTGGCAAGGCATGCCCATGCGCCGTTCCTGCCGGTCGAAAATACCGGCACCCGTTACACGTATTACATACCCGCGCAGGATCGGCTTTTTGATGTCGTCGGCCGCGACGATGGGCAGTGGCCAACGTTTCTTGGCATGCGCAACAACATTGCAGCACTGATGTTCGACCCGGTTGAAGGCCGTGTTTTCAGCACTGATTCTGCCGGTCTTCAGTCGGTGTCGATACCGGACTGCCATGCGCAGCGTGAAGGCGACGTGTTGTCCCTTGCTTTGAGCGATGGAGTGGTCGAAGTCACAGCATTGTTGCCCGATGGCGTCGACACACTGATTCTGGCCTTAGAATCCCGGACCGCCGGGTATCGTATTACGGAACAGGCCTGGCAGCGTCTGGACTGCATTGTGGTCGATACGCAGCTGGCAGATAACGCTGAAGGTGCGGGCTCAAACCTGCTGCTTCTTGAAATGGCTGACTGCGCACGGTTGTTGATGTCGCTGGTCGACGGGCATCTGATGTTTACTGACCCGGACAGTGCTCACACGCTGATCGTCAGAGATGTCGATCCGCCATACTCCGAGACGAGAAAACACATGGTGTTGGAAGTCAGCGTCGACACTCAAGTCTTCAGGTTTACGCTCGAACAATGGATTGCGATTTTTTCACGGATGCGCGGTGATGAGGCAATAGTTGAACTGTTAACAGTGATTAAAGTTTTGTCCTGA
- a CDS encoding precorrin-2 C(20)-methyltransferase — MMQAKGRLLGLGVGPGDPELITVKALRLLRESPVVAYFVAKGKKGNAFGIIEAHLQDAQNLLPLVYPVTTEALPAPLSYEQVISDFYDEAAETVAAHLDAGRDVAVICEGDPFFYGSYMYLHDRLASRYEAQVVPGVCSMLGGASVLGAPLVYRNQSLSVLSGVLPHEELKRRLADADAAVIMKLGRNFPKVRQVLEELGLAERALYVERATMANQKIVPMDQVEPMSSPYFSLIIVPGERWQG, encoded by the coding sequence ATGATGCAGGCCAAAGGACGTTTGCTTGGCCTGGGCGTTGGCCCGGGTGATCCGGAACTGATTACCGTCAAGGCGCTGCGTTTGTTGCGTGAGTCGCCAGTGGTCGCGTACTTCGTCGCCAAGGGCAAAAAGGGCAACGCGTTCGGGATTATCGAGGCGCATCTGCAAGACGCACAGAATCTGCTGCCGTTGGTCTACCCGGTGACCACCGAAGCGCTGCCGGCGCCGCTTTCCTATGAGCAGGTCATCAGCGATTTCTACGATGAAGCTGCCGAGACCGTGGCTGCACATCTGGATGCCGGTCGCGATGTGGCGGTGATCTGTGAGGGTGATCCGTTCTTCTACGGTTCCTACATGTACCTGCACGATCGCCTCGCCAGCCGTTACGAAGCCCAAGTGGTGCCGGGCGTGTGCTCGATGCTCGGCGGCGCTTCGGTGCTCGGTGCGCCGCTGGTGTATCGCAATCAGAGCCTGTCGGTGCTCTCCGGTGTATTGCCCCATGAAGAGTTGAAGCGGCGTCTGGCCGATGCCGACGCGGCGGTGATCATGAAGCTGGGGCGCAACTTCCCGAAAGTGCGTCAGGTGCTGGAAGAACTCGGTCTGGCCGAACGCGCGCTGTATGTCGAGCGTGCAACCATGGCCAATCAGAAGATCGTGCCGATGGATCAGGTCGAGCCGATGTCGTCGCCGTACTTCTCGCTGATCATCGTGCCGGGCGAACGGTGGCAAGGCTGA